A single genomic interval of Bacillus smithii harbors:
- a CDS encoding YbaK/EbsC family protein has translation MSLESVRAHLKKWNRDQDIMVFDTSSATVEQAAQTIGVEPARIAKTLCFRSKGDSALLVVTAGDAKIDNKKFRHTFGFKARMLSAKEVLEQTGHAVGGVCPFGLANDLDIFLDLSLKRFKTVFPACGSINSAIEVSLEDLWNYSGAKDWIDVCKDWQESDTEGKTSDSGGETRTSESSRFFQR, from the coding sequence ATGTCCCTGGAAAGTGTTAGAGCCCATCTAAAAAAATGGAATCGGGATCAGGATATTATGGTCTTCGATACTTCGAGCGCCACGGTGGAACAGGCCGCCCAGACCATCGGCGTAGAACCGGCCCGCATCGCCAAAACCTTATGCTTCCGGAGCAAAGGAGACAGTGCGCTGTTGGTCGTGACCGCCGGCGACGCCAAAATCGACAACAAAAAATTCCGCCATACTTTCGGTTTTAAAGCGCGGATGTTAAGCGCCAAGGAAGTGCTCGAACAAACGGGCCATGCGGTCGGAGGGGTTTGCCCTTTTGGATTGGCCAATGATTTGGACATCTTTTTAGACCTGTCCTTAAAGCGGTTCAAAACCGTTTTTCCCGCATGCGGAAGCATCAACTCCGCCATTGAAGTGAGTCTGGAAGATCTGTGGAATTATTCCGGTGCCAAGGATTGGATCGACGTATGCAAAGATTGGCAGGAATCGGATACGGAAGGGAAAACCTCGGACAGCGGAGGGGAAACAAGAACGTCAGAAAGCTCAAGATTCTTTCAACGATGA
- a CDS encoding redox-sensing transcriptional repressor Rex: MSQEAMKIPQATAKRLPLYYRFLQNLYASGKERVSSAELSEAVKVDSATIRRDFSYFGALGKKGYGYNVSYLLSFFRKTLDQDEVTSVALIGVGNLGTAFLNYNFMKNNNTRIEWAFDIDKNKIGKKVGDVVVYDLAELEERLMGENVPVAILTVPASAAQSITDRLIKVNISGILNFTPARISVPPSIRVHHIDLAVELQSLVYFLKNYPEEEEVEEKLDRKKDLHHL; the protein is encoded by the coding sequence ATGAGTCAAGAAGCCATGAAAATTCCACAAGCGACGGCTAAACGTCTGCCTCTTTATTACCGATTTTTGCAGAATCTGTACGCCTCAGGGAAAGAACGAGTATCTTCAGCAGAATTAAGTGAGGCGGTCAAAGTGGATTCCGCCACGATCCGCCGTGATTTTTCCTATTTTGGCGCCTTAGGGAAAAAAGGCTACGGATATAATGTCAGCTATTTATTGTCGTTTTTCCGAAAAACGCTTGACCAAGATGAAGTGACAAGCGTCGCACTGATTGGCGTGGGGAATTTAGGCACAGCGTTTTTAAATTATAACTTTATGAAAAACAACAATACGAGAATCGAATGGGCGTTTGATATCGACAAAAATAAAATTGGCAAAAAAGTTGGCGATGTAGTGGTATATGATTTAGCTGAATTGGAGGAGCGATTGATGGGCGAGAATGTTCCGGTAGCCATTTTAACCGTTCCGGCTTCGGCCGCCCAAAGTATTACAGACCGTCTAATAAAAGTGAACATCAGTGGAATTTTAAATTTTACGCCGGCAAGAATATCCGTTCCTCCTTCCATTCGAGTCCACCATATCGATTTAGCGGTTGAATTGCAATCATTAGTATACTTTCTGAAAAATTATCCTGAAGAGGAAGAAGTGGAAGAGAAACTCGATAGAAAAAAGGATTTACATCATTTATGA
- a CDS encoding sensor histidine kinase — protein MFQRTHLRLTLLNSLVFFVLISLLGTALYSYMHARLYKDVDASLMHIAEREADNDRPWEKDVPFFRDPRVFIVFWNKKGEIIDLGHDATIFTQTPIEKPKQLNKLYDMKIENFYFRTIAFQMDTEFGKITVQIFRSVNSEKEILDKLLLIIVAGCVIGGLCAVAAGYFLAGRALVPIQRAWQKQQQFVSDASHELRTPLAVIQTKTDLLFHSLSSTIEEKIMDISVIAKECRRLSKLVSNLLILARSDSNQIELKKQSFRLDELIREIADTYSEIASYQQKEITINVESPILFTADKERIHQLLVILLDNAIKYTKEGGRIYISCRQTSSSITLEVQDNGIGIAKEEIPKIFDRFYQSDKARTKSDGAGLGLSIAKWIIEKHNGKVKVDSQLGEGTRFEMTFPKQSKR, from the coding sequence ATGTTTCAACGCACTCATCTTCGATTGACGCTGTTAAATTCTCTTGTTTTTTTCGTTTTAATTAGCTTATTAGGGACGGCCCTCTATTCATACATGCATGCTCGTTTATATAAAGACGTGGATGCATCGCTTATGCATATAGCGGAACGAGAAGCAGATAATGATAGACCGTGGGAAAAGGACGTTCCTTTTTTTCGAGATCCCCGTGTGTTTATCGTGTTTTGGAATAAAAAAGGAGAAATAATCGACTTAGGTCACGACGCAACCATTTTCACCCAAACGCCTATCGAGAAACCTAAACAATTGAACAAACTGTATGATATGAAGATTGAAAACTTTTATTTCCGAACGATTGCATTCCAAATGGATACGGAATTCGGAAAGATTACGGTACAAATTTTTCGAAGTGTCAATTCCGAAAAAGAGATTTTAGATAAGCTTTTATTGATCATTGTGGCGGGATGTGTGATCGGAGGACTGTGCGCCGTAGCAGCGGGATATTTTCTTGCAGGGCGAGCACTGGTGCCGATTCAAAGAGCATGGCAAAAGCAGCAGCAATTTGTTTCGGACGCTTCTCATGAATTGCGGACGCCATTAGCAGTGATACAGACAAAAACGGATTTATTGTTCCATTCTCTTTCCTCGACCATTGAAGAAAAAATAATGGATATTTCCGTAATCGCGAAAGAATGTAGACGACTTTCCAAATTAGTCTCTAACTTGCTTATCTTGGCACGCTCAGATTCCAATCAAATAGAATTAAAAAAACAATCATTTCGATTGGATGAGTTGATTAGAGAGATTGCCGATACTTATTCAGAGATTGCTTCCTATCAACAGAAGGAAATAACGATAAACGTAGAATCCCCGATTTTATTTACTGCGGATAAAGAACGAATCCATCAATTACTGGTCATCCTATTGGATAATGCGATCAAATATACTAAAGAAGGGGGACGCATTTACATCTCTTGCCGTCAAACTTCTTCTTCCATTACCCTTGAGGTGCAAGATAATGGAATCGGGATTGCCAAAGAAGAGATTCCGAAAATTTTTGATCGTTTTTATCAAAGCGATAAAGCACGGACGAAGTCAGATGGGGCAGGATTGGGACTTTCCATTGCCAAGTGGATTATTGAAAAACACAATGGAAAAGTAAAAGTGGACAGCCAATTAGGAGAGGGAACTCGCTTTGAAATGACCTTTCCAAAACAATCAAAAAGATGA
- a CDS encoding ABC transporter ATP-binding protein, with translation MTEPIIRMENITKSYSLGGEVVHALRGVSLQIGKGDFLAIVGPSGSGKSTLMNIIGCLDRPDEGRYILDGKEIDKMIDSELATVRNEKIGFVFQNFHLLAKLTALENVELPLLYRGVKTKERQKIAYEYLEKVGLKDRARHLPNQLSGGQQQRVAIARALVGTPPILLADEPTGALDSKTSKEIIQLMKQLNEQGHTIVLITHDWEVANEAKRIVRIQDGQLFEERGDFVGNYSIH, from the coding sequence ATGACTGAACCGATTATTCGAATGGAAAATATAACGAAATCATATTCGCTTGGGGGAGAAGTGGTTCATGCCCTGCGGGGGGTCTCTCTCCAAATTGGAAAAGGAGATTTTCTTGCGATTGTCGGTCCTTCCGGTTCCGGGAAATCAACATTGATGAATATCATTGGCTGCCTCGATCGTCCTGATGAAGGTCGTTATATCCTCGATGGAAAAGAAATAGATAAAATGATAGACAGTGAACTGGCAACTGTTCGAAATGAAAAGATAGGATTCGTTTTTCAAAATTTTCATTTACTGGCAAAATTAACGGCGTTAGAGAATGTAGAACTGCCTTTATTATATCGAGGAGTAAAGACAAAGGAACGACAAAAAATCGCTTATGAATACTTAGAGAAAGTGGGATTAAAAGATCGGGCCCGTCATTTGCCCAACCAGCTTTCTGGCGGGCAGCAGCAACGGGTGGCCATTGCACGGGCTCTTGTCGGCACCCCGCCGATTTTGCTTGCCGACGAGCCGACAGGGGCTCTCGACAGCAAGACAAGCAAGGAAATCATTCAATTGATGAAACAATTAAATGAGCAAGGACATACGATTGTTCTCATTACACACGATTGGGAAGTGGCCAACGAAGCAAAGAGAATTGTTCGCATTCAAGACGGGCAGCTGTTTGAGGAGAGAGGTGATTTTGTTGGAAATTATTCCATCCATTAA
- a CDS encoding efflux RND transporter periplasmic adaptor subunit, translated as MLKKWWILFGIVIVVIGIGGWFFAKGKDKPTMAQVQTASVQKGKLQVKVSGSGTVQPVTSTDVKAASNNEVDEVLVSKGEKVKEGQELVTFTDGSDITAPADGTVTSIGVSDGDRVSKGQVIAHITNYDDLQTTVQIDELDIPKVKVGQTASIKVNAFPDTTYTGKVTAVANEGTVSNGVSTFDVTVHMNKPTNVKVGMTTEVSILVQSKDNALYVPIEAVHSINNEKYVVVEKGDGSVARQTVKTGISNEDYVEITDGLTEGEVVQLPRVSASSSSNEQMSGRRMMGGMSDMGGFGGMNRGFNRGR; from the coding sequence ATGTTGAAAAAATGGTGGATCCTTTTTGGGATTGTGATTGTCGTTATTGGAATAGGTGGATGGTTTTTTGCCAAAGGAAAAGACAAGCCGACAATGGCACAGGTTCAAACCGCTTCTGTACAAAAAGGAAAATTGCAAGTGAAGGTGAGTGGTTCTGGGACTGTTCAACCTGTTACGAGTACGGATGTCAAAGCTGCTTCCAACAACGAAGTAGACGAAGTGCTTGTTTCTAAAGGAGAGAAAGTAAAGGAAGGACAAGAGTTGGTTACATTTACGGACGGCAGTGATATTACTGCACCGGCAGACGGAACCGTTACATCGATTGGCGTTTCGGATGGAGATCGTGTATCGAAAGGCCAAGTCATTGCTCACATTACCAATTATGATGATTTGCAAACAACGGTGCAAATTGATGAATTAGATATTCCAAAAGTAAAAGTGGGGCAAACGGCCAGTATAAAGGTCAATGCCTTCCCTGATACAACCTATACGGGGAAAGTGACAGCGGTTGCCAATGAAGGGACGGTATCCAATGGAGTCTCGACATTTGATGTAACGGTTCATATGAATAAACCAACGAATGTAAAAGTGGGAATGACAACCGAAGTCAGTATTTTAGTGCAAAGCAAAGACAATGCTCTCTATGTGCCGATTGAAGCAGTACACTCAATCAATAACGAAAAGTATGTAGTGGTTGAAAAGGGAGATGGCTCTGTCGCGCGGCAAACCGTGAAAACGGGAATAAGCAATGAAGATTATGTAGAAATCACAGATGGTTTAACAGAAGGTGAGGTTGTCCAGCTGCCTAGAGTATCTGCATCGTCTTCGAGCAATGAACAAATGAGCGGCAGAAGAATGATGGGCGGAATGTCTGATATGGGTGGATTTGGCGGCATGAATCGCGGATTTAACAGAGGGAGATGA
- a CDS encoding twin-arginine translocase TatA/TatE family subunit has translation MGMGPGSLILTAIAALLIFGPKKLPQLGKAAGDTLREFKQATKGLADDEKMKKNDDK, from the coding sequence TTGGGAATGGGACCGGGCAGCCTTATTTTAACTGCGATCGCAGCTTTATTAATCTTTGGACCGAAGAAACTCCCTCAGTTGGGGAAAGCAGCCGGGGATACATTGCGTGAATTTAAACAAGCAACTAAAGGCTTAGCAGACGATGAAAAAATGAAAAAGAACGACGACAAGTAA
- the moaC gene encoding cyclic pyranopterin monophosphate synthase MoaC, producing MSKFTHFNEQGRAKMVDVSHKPETVRTAAACSSIQVNEEIYEAIQNDRIQKGDVLAVAQVAGIMAAKKTWDIIPMCHPIPIKGIDISFSWETYNEKFTLKILAKVKTVGNTGVEMEALTAASVAALTVYDMCKAVDKGMVIGPTYLLEKTGGVSSPDYNRDHHS from the coding sequence GTGTCGAAATTTACTCATTTTAACGAACAGGGAAGGGCTAAAATGGTTGATGTCAGCCATAAACCAGAAACAGTCCGTACTGCCGCCGCCTGTTCAAGCATCCAAGTAAATGAAGAAATTTATGAAGCCATACAAAATGACCGGATTCAAAAAGGGGATGTGTTGGCCGTAGCACAAGTGGCCGGAATTATGGCGGCAAAGAAAACATGGGATATCATTCCAATGTGCCATCCCATTCCCATTAAGGGGATCGATATTTCCTTTTCGTGGGAGACATACAACGAGAAATTTACTTTGAAAATTTTGGCTAAAGTAAAGACCGTAGGAAATACAGGTGTAGAAATGGAAGCGTTGACAGCCGCTTCTGTTGCGGCTCTTACCGTTTATGACATGTGCAAAGCCGTAGATAAAGGGATGGTCATCGGACCGACCTACTTGCTCGAAAAAACGGGCGGTGTCTCCAGTCCGGACTATAACAGAGATCATCATTCATAG
- a CDS encoding YdiK family protein — MKQTLLSSGIIYLLFGSLFTYMAIENVNSNGFGFFTYLLIILATLDVGSGIRVIFYYFRMKSRYKK; from the coding sequence ATGAAACAAACATTGCTATCCTCAGGGATCATCTATTTGCTTTTTGGTTCCCTTTTTACTTATATGGCTATTGAAAATGTAAATTCCAATGGATTTGGTTTTTTTACGTACTTGCTCATTATTTTGGCGACGTTGGATGTGGGATCCGGCATTCGAGTCATTTTTTATTATTTCCGTATGAAGAGCCGATACAAAAAATAA
- a CDS encoding PepSY domain-containing protein, with amino-acid sequence MRRVRALHFWIGVIASLFLFIESITGLIMYVTGEERGKDGRMEQFHAVNTQQMATNSQQNGQSGPPAAGEMNGGFPNNGGEGHSLQRVVRELHTGPIGLVSSIGMIIMTGTGLAISIHILLRKRRKARLRKSLAT; translated from the coding sequence ATGAGAAGGGTACGTGCCCTTCATTTTTGGATCGGAGTAATAGCATCTTTGTTTTTGTTCATTGAATCAATAACAGGTCTCATTATGTATGTAACAGGAGAAGAGCGAGGAAAGGATGGTAGAATGGAACAGTTTCATGCAGTCAATACACAGCAAATGGCAACGAACTCTCAACAAAATGGACAATCAGGGCCTCCAGCTGCAGGAGAAATGAATGGGGGTTTTCCGAATAATGGGGGAGAGGGCCATTCATTACAAAGAGTGGTTCGTGAACTTCATACAGGCCCCATTGGTCTAGTGAGTTCGATCGGAATGATCATCATGACCGGGACTGGACTGGCTATTTCTATTCATATACTTCTAAGAAAACGAAGAAAGGCGAGACTTCGAAAATCTCTCGCTACATAA
- a CDS encoding ISLre2 family transposase codes for MQKNNTVYPNLKQIEQLVWRQLQETFSKVMKTLLEDMDKQIAEERNKKRYRLLDKRITTIISLFGEIKVKRNYYRDREKGEYVYLLDRSLEFEGTGSFSPLIEEAALELAITGPSYRKAEHTLETLLGYRVISHEAIRQHLLQIESIPKERQPVNYPVLFVEVDGLYVKRQGKGKRGKEEKIAAVHQGWEINGKRVSLKDKRHFIHRGNQPFWEAFEDFLIENFEYDPTVHKLVINGDGAGWITACRDHFKGRAFFSIDRFHVARDIRSLFRKHPRYRQMQKALASYDSQKLLTELNSAVGTLETEDQEERLDQLIRQLEKYPEALGDYRKWLQEQGIDTKGMRPMGSAEGTMSVFAKRLKNGRSWVEKGVSAMITGLVAFLDNLALKTLFGKVERWTETKEEKNPPKHYVEKVTSTIGEVTRDNLLYLKGKANIPVYKTLKELAGF; via the coding sequence AAAAGAATAACACAGTATATCCAAATTTAAAACAGATTGAGCAATTAGTTTGGAGGCAATTACAGGAAACCTTCTCAAAGGTCATGAAAACACTATTAGAGGACATGGACAAGCAGATTGCTGAAGAACGAAATAAAAAGCGTTATCGTCTACTCGATAAGCGTATCACCACTATTATCAGTCTTTTTGGAGAAATAAAGGTGAAACGGAACTACTACCGAGACAGGGAGAAAGGTGAATATGTCTATCTGCTTGATCGCTCTTTGGAATTCGAAGGGACCGGCTCCTTTAGTCCGCTGATAGAAGAAGCGGCTCTAGAGCTTGCCATTACAGGGCCATCCTATCGAAAGGCAGAACACACGCTTGAAACACTTTTAGGATACCGAGTGATTAGTCACGAAGCTATACGTCAACACCTGTTACAGATTGAAAGTATCCCAAAAGAGCGACAGCCTGTAAACTATCCTGTCCTATTCGTGGAAGTGGACGGCCTATATGTGAAACGTCAAGGAAAAGGAAAACGGGGCAAGGAAGAAAAAATTGCAGCGGTTCATCAGGGCTGGGAAATCAACGGAAAACGAGTAAGTTTGAAAGACAAACGCCATTTTATTCACCGTGGGAACCAGCCATTTTGGGAGGCGTTTGAGGATTTTCTCATTGAAAACTTCGAGTATGACCCAACTGTCCATAAGCTAGTAATAAACGGGGATGGTGCCGGATGGATTACAGCCTGTCGAGACCATTTTAAAGGCAGGGCATTCTTTTCAATTGACCGTTTCCACGTGGCAAGGGATATTCGCAGCTTATTCCGTAAGCATCCTCGCTATCGCCAAATGCAAAAGGCACTAGCGTCCTATGACAGTCAGAAACTACTTACGGAATTAAACAGTGCTGTTGGAACACTAGAGACAGAGGATCAGGAAGAACGTCTTGACCAATTGATTCGTCAACTAGAAAAATATCCTGAAGCCCTCGGGGATTACCGGAAGTGGCTCCAAGAACAAGGTATTGACACCAAAGGAATGCGTCCAATGGGAAGTGCCGAGGGAACGATGAGTGTCTTCGCAAAAAGGCTCAAAAATGGACGTAGCTGGGTAGAAAAAGGCGTAAGTGCCATGATTACTGGATTGGTGGCTTTCCTAGACAATCTGGCATTGAAAACATTATTTGGGAAAGTCGAAAGATGGACAGAAACCAAGGAGGAAAAGAATCCACCAAAACATTACGTAGAAAAGGTGACAAGTACAATTGGTGAAGTCACAAGAGACAATCTCCTATACCTAAAAGGTAAGGCAAATATTCCAGTGTACAAGACTTTAAAGGAGTTGGCCGGATTTTAA
- the tatC gene encoding twin-arginine translocase subunit TatC, whose protein sequence is MNRKDMTVLEHIMELRKRLIIVIVFFVIAVIVGLFTAEPMIKFLQHADLAKELTMNAFRITDPMKVYFQMSFVIACILTSPVLLYQLWAFISPGLYEKERKVTLSYIPATVLLFLLGVAFSYFVLFPFVLRFMTNLSEKLGIHQVIGINEYFHFLFQLTIPFGILFELPIVVMFLTRLGIVTPKFLAKIRRYAYFVLLVIAGIITPPDVMSQLIVTIPLCFLYEVSIWISRMSYKKMQRLERQRSEEIVNEN, encoded by the coding sequence ATGAATCGAAAAGACATGACGGTACTGGAACATATCATGGAATTAAGAAAACGTCTCATCATTGTGATCGTTTTCTTTGTGATCGCTGTAATTGTGGGTCTATTTACAGCGGAGCCGATGATTAAATTTCTGCAGCATGCCGATCTGGCGAAAGAGTTGACGATGAATGCATTTCGCATTACGGATCCTATGAAAGTTTATTTTCAAATGTCCTTTGTGATCGCATGCATCTTAACTTCCCCAGTTCTTCTTTACCAGCTTTGGGCCTTTATCAGTCCCGGGTTATATGAAAAAGAGAGAAAAGTCACGTTAAGTTATATTCCGGCTACGGTATTGTTATTTCTTCTCGGCGTTGCTTTTTCCTATTTTGTTCTTTTTCCGTTTGTGCTTCGTTTTATGACAAACTTATCTGAAAAACTGGGGATTCATCAAGTCATTGGAATTAACGAATATTTTCACTTTTTGTTCCAACTCACTATTCCCTTTGGGATTTTGTTTGAATTGCCTATCGTGGTCATGTTTTTAACCCGGCTTGGCATCGTTACGCCCAAGTTTTTGGCCAAAATACGTCGTTACGCCTATTTTGTCCTGCTTGTCATCGCGGGAATTATTACGCCGCCGGATGTGATGTCACAGCTCATTGTGACCATTCCTCTTTGTTTTTTATACGAAGTGAGCATTTGGATTTCGCGGATGTCCTATAAAAAAATGCAGAGATTAGAAAGGCAAAGAAGCGAAGAAATCGTGAATGAAAATTAA
- a CDS encoding ABC transporter permease, producing MEIIPSIKMAFRSIQGNKLRSFLTILGIIIGVSSVIVLISIGQGSSKEVASQMNQLGSNLLTVNVMDSDRVQLKMDDIEKFRDITGVKEIAPVVSGRVYVKNGTTSTQVSLLGTSSSYQTVRNAQVSQGRFLSDIDVEYRQKVVILGSDTAQTLFGFDNPVGKYIQVEGTSFKVIGVLASKGSSFGQSGDDVIIMPLSTAQRLVKNTSIQTVYVQGKDESEVPFVMAQLKTTLARLFPNDEDSYSVFNQQDLMETMSSVNNTMTMMLGGIAGISLLVGGIGIMNIMLVSVSERTKEIGIRKAIGAKRRDILMQFLIEAVVLSALGGAIGVGFGLVIGKGLAATIGLSVSYSVSVCMVAFLFSLFIGVVFGVFPANKAAKLDPIQALRYE from the coding sequence TTGGAAATTATTCCATCCATTAAAATGGCTTTCCGCAGCATTCAAGGCAATAAGCTTCGCTCCTTTTTAACGATACTTGGCATTATTATCGGCGTCTCTTCTGTTATTGTTTTGATCTCAATAGGTCAAGGTTCGAGTAAAGAAGTTGCCAGTCAGATGAACCAGTTAGGGAGCAATTTATTAACAGTGAATGTGATGGATTCGGATCGTGTTCAATTGAAAATGGATGATATCGAAAAGTTTCGCGATATTACAGGCGTAAAAGAAATTGCTCCCGTTGTTTCCGGACGGGTCTATGTAAAAAATGGTACGACTTCGACACAAGTTTCTTTATTGGGAACGAGCTCTTCGTATCAAACCGTACGCAATGCACAAGTCAGCCAAGGTCGCTTTTTATCTGATATCGATGTAGAGTATCGGCAAAAAGTGGTGATTTTAGGATCTGACACAGCGCAAACATTATTTGGTTTTGATAATCCGGTCGGAAAATATATACAAGTGGAGGGCACATCGTTCAAAGTAATTGGAGTTCTGGCTTCAAAAGGCAGTTCGTTTGGACAAAGCGGTGATGATGTGATCATAATGCCGCTTTCGACAGCCCAGCGATTGGTTAAAAACACAAGTATTCAGACAGTATATGTTCAAGGAAAAGATGAAAGTGAAGTCCCGTTTGTTATGGCGCAATTAAAAACAACATTAGCACGTCTATTCCCCAATGATGAAGATAGCTACAGCGTCTTTAACCAACAAGATTTAATGGAAACGATGAGTTCGGTTAACAATACGATGACGATGATGCTGGGCGGAATCGCAGGAATTTCCCTTTTAGTTGGTGGAATTGGGATTATGAATATTATGCTTGTGTCTGTTTCAGAGCGAACGAAGGAAATAGGAATTCGAAAAGCGATTGGAGCGAAGAGAAGAGATATTTTAATGCAGTTTTTGATTGAAGCTGTTGTGCTAAGCGCTCTAGGAGGTGCGATTGGAGTGGGATTTGGATTGGTCATTGGAAAAGGGCTTGCAGCTACGATCGGACTGTCTGTTTCTTATTCTGTCTCTGTTTGTATGGTTGCCTTCTTATTTTCTCTATTCATTGGAGTGGTGTTTGGTGTCTTCCCGGCTAACAAAGCAGCAAAACTGGACCCGATTCAAGCTCTAAGATATGAATAA
- a CDS encoding IS3 family transposase has protein sequence MENFFSYFKTECFLLHSFCKVKEVKDAVHKYIRFYNLQRY, from the coding sequence ATGGAGAACTTCTTCAGCTATTTCAAGACAGAGTGCTTTCTTCTGCACTCTTTTTGCAAAGTCAAAGAGGTCAAGGATGCCGTACACAAATATATTCGTTTTTATAACCTCCAACGTTACTAA
- a CDS encoding response regulator transcription factor yields the protein MRLLVVEDHVDLLKSMIDILSDEFEIDSATDGEEGLYLALQNIYDAIILDVMLPGMDGFDIVQRIRKEEIDTPVLFLTAKDSLEDRVKGLDFGGDDYLVKPFYASELKARIRALLRRSGSFTTKQTICYRGIELYGKDKDVMVDGHPIKLTAKQYELLEYLIHNKGTILTKEQIYDRVWGFDSDTTIAIVEVFIHHLRKKLEPFGYHTDIQTVRGVGYRLTDQ from the coding sequence GTGAGATTATTAGTAGTTGAAGATCATGTAGATTTGTTGAAATCGATGATTGACATCTTATCGGATGAGTTTGAGATCGATAGTGCCACAGATGGCGAGGAAGGGTTATATTTAGCTTTGCAAAATATTTATGATGCCATTATATTGGACGTTATGCTGCCGGGAATGGATGGTTTTGACATCGTGCAACGAATTCGGAAAGAAGAGATTGATACACCCGTTTTATTTTTAACGGCAAAAGATTCTCTCGAGGATCGGGTAAAAGGCTTGGATTTTGGCGGAGATGACTACTTAGTCAAACCGTTTTATGCTTCGGAGCTAAAAGCACGCATTCGAGCGTTATTACGGCGCAGTGGCAGTTTTACAACCAAACAGACTATTTGCTATCGAGGGATTGAGCTGTACGGAAAAGATAAGGATGTCATGGTAGATGGGCACCCTATTAAATTAACGGCGAAACAATACGAGCTATTAGAGTATCTTATCCATAATAAGGGAACCATTCTAACAAAAGAACAAATTTATGATCGGGTGTGGGGATTTGATTCGGATACAACGATTGCCATTGTCGAAGTATTCATTCATCATCTCCGCAAAAAGCTTGAACCGTTTGGCTATCACACAGATATTCAAACGGTTCGTGGCGTCGGATATAGGTTAACAGACCAGTAG
- a CDS encoding CPBP family intramembrane glutamic endopeptidase produces MKKEYGYILIAYILMQLSSFIGVPLVYRIGIRAGQDPVFMRQAAPGYWIVISFSITLIIILLILRKARTDALLVRKAPASPGESIVWAIAGVFLALFAQGIAANIEANLFGVDPGSKNTENILQIIKTFPASMLVSSIFGPILEEIVFRKIIFGSLYKRFSFWIAATISSVIFAMAHMEFEHILLYSAMGFTFAFLYVRTGRILVPIFAHVAMNTLVVVVQLFYRDQLQHIQGLIGGFFQ; encoded by the coding sequence GTGAAAAAAGAATACGGTTATATTTTAATTGCTTATATTCTTATGCAGCTATCCAGTTTCATCGGTGTCCCGCTCGTTTATCGAATCGGAATCAGGGCAGGACAAGACCCCGTTTTTATGAGGCAAGCGGCCCCCGGATATTGGATTGTCATCAGTTTTTCCATTACATTAATCATTATTTTGCTGATTTTAAGAAAAGCACGTACTGATGCTTTATTGGTGAGAAAAGCTCCGGCTTCTCCAGGAGAATCGATAGTATGGGCGATCGCCGGAGTATTTCTTGCGCTGTTTGCCCAAGGCATCGCTGCCAACATCGAAGCAAACCTTTTCGGTGTGGATCCCGGTTCGAAAAATACGGAAAATATCCTTCAAATTATCAAAACATTTCCGGCTTCCATGCTTGTTTCATCCATTTTCGGACCTATATTAGAAGAAATTGTTTTTCGAAAAATCATTTTTGGCTCTTTATACAAACGTTTTTCTTTTTGGATCGCCGCAACGATCAGTTCCGTCATTTTCGCCATGGCGCATATGGAATTCGAACATATTCTTCTTTATAGCGCGATGGGGTTCACATTCGCTTTTTTATATGTAAGAACAGGCAGAATTCTGGTTCCTATTTTCGCCCACGTAGCCATGAATACTCTTGTGGTCGTCGTACAGCTTTTCTATCGTGACCAACTTCAGCACATTCAAGGACTAATTGGAGGATTTTTCCAATGA